A portion of the Oxynema aestuarii AP17 genome contains these proteins:
- a CDS encoding transposase, which yields MPHGEPIGIDLGLEKFLAGSTGELVERPRFFVDLQGKLRWLQRKLRNKKKGSANYRKIQAKIRQLHEHIHNSAVSSIS from the coding sequence ATGCCTCACGGTGAACCGATTGGCATAGATTTGGGACTGGAAAAGTTCTTGGCTGGATCGACGGGAGAATTGGTAGAACGCCCTCGCTTTTTCGTGGATTTGCAAGGCAAGCTTCGATGGCTGCAACGTAAATTGAGAAACAAGAAAAAGGGTTCGGCTAATTACCGGAAGATTCAAGCCAAGATTCGCCAACTGCACGAGCATATCCACAACAGCGCCGTGAGTTCCATTTCCTGA
- a CDS encoding helix-turn-helix domain-containing protein produces the protein MLNLTYNYRIYPGLDQEAQMLDWLEQCRRVYNYALAERKDWIGSRKCPVNACSIKQEYIISADAPYPDYYKQQNALTKAKDEIPELKAVHSQVLQDALKRLDKSF, from the coding sequence ATGTTGAACTTGACCTACAACTACCGAATCTATCCAGGACTTGACCAGGAAGCTCAAATGCTCGACTGGTTGGAGCAATGTCGTCGCGTCTATAACTACGCTTTGGCAGAGCGCAAGGACTGGATCGGCTCGCGTAAATGTCCGGTCAATGCTTGTAGTATCAAGCAGGAATATATCATTTCTGCCGATGCACCCTATCCCGACTATTACAAACAGCAGAATGCACTGACCAAAGCGAAAGATGAGATCCCAGAACTGAAGGCAGTTCATTCTCAGGTCTTGCAAGATGCCTTGAAGCGGCTGGATAAGTCGTTTTAA
- the gnd gene encoding decarboxylating NADP(+)-dependent phosphogluconate dehydrogenase: MTKQKFGVIGLAVMGENLALNVESKGFPVSVYNRTGSVTEAFMAERAQGKQVKATYSIEEFVESLERPRRILVMVKAGKPVDAVIGQLKPLLEAGDMIIDGGNSLYEDTERRTQELESVGLGFMGMGVSGGEEGALNGPSLMPGGTEQAYKDLEAILTKIAAQVDDGPCVTYIGPGGAGHYVKMVHNGIEYGDMQLIAEAYDLLKSVLGLDHKQLHEVFAEWNQTDELNSFLIEITADIFKYIDPETNQPLVEQIVDAAGQKGTGRWTAMSALEFGVSIPTITAAVNARIMSSIKEERGAASQQLSGPTFKFDGDVKGFVDKVRDALYCSKICSYAQGMSLLAKASADFNYNLNLSEISRIWKGGCIIRAGFLDKIKSAFKDNPSLPNLLLAPEFKQTILDRQEAWREVLATANYAGIPVPAFSASLDYFDSYRRDRLPQNLTQAQRDYFGAHTYERLDKPRGEFFHTEWSEVNE, from the coding sequence ATGACGAAACAAAAATTTGGTGTGATTGGGTTGGCAGTGATGGGTGAGAACCTCGCCCTCAATGTGGAAAGCAAGGGATTTCCCGTTTCGGTGTACAATCGCACGGGTTCGGTGACGGAAGCGTTTATGGCCGAACGGGCTCAAGGTAAGCAAGTCAAGGCGACTTATTCGATTGAAGAGTTTGTCGAGTCTCTGGAACGTCCTCGGCGGATTCTGGTGATGGTGAAGGCGGGTAAGCCCGTGGATGCGGTTATCGGTCAGCTCAAACCGTTACTGGAAGCGGGGGATATGATTATCGACGGCGGTAATTCCCTTTATGAGGATACGGAACGCCGGACTCAGGAGTTAGAATCGGTCGGCCTCGGTTTTATGGGAATGGGGGTCAGTGGCGGCGAGGAAGGCGCTTTAAATGGCCCGAGTTTGATGCCGGGAGGCACGGAACAAGCTTATAAAGATTTAGAGGCGATTCTGACGAAAATTGCGGCGCAAGTCGATGATGGACCGTGCGTGACTTATATCGGTCCGGGTGGGGCGGGTCATTACGTGAAAATGGTTCACAATGGCATCGAGTACGGCGATATGCAGTTAATCGCCGAGGCTTACGACTTGCTCAAAAGTGTTTTGGGTCTCGACCACAAGCAATTGCACGAAGTCTTTGCCGAATGGAATCAAACCGACGAACTCAATTCGTTTTTAATCGAAATTACGGCGGATATTTTTAAATATATCGATCCGGAGACGAATCAGCCGTTAGTGGAGCAAATTGTCGATGCGGCGGGACAAAAAGGGACGGGTCGTTGGACGGCGATGAGTGCGTTGGAATTCGGGGTTTCGATTCCGACGATTACGGCGGCGGTTAATGCGCGGATTATGTCTTCGATTAAGGAGGAACGGGGCGCGGCGTCGCAGCAATTAAGCGGACCGACGTTTAAGTTTGACGGGGATGTCAAGGGATTTGTGGATAAGGTTCGCGATGCGCTTTACTGTTCTAAGATTTGTTCTTACGCTCAGGGGATGAGTTTGCTGGCGAAGGCGTCGGCGGATTTTAATTATAATTTGAATCTGAGTGAAATTTCCCGGATTTGGAAGGGTGGATGTATTATCCGTGCGGGATTTTTGGACAAGATTAAGTCGGCGTTTAAGGATAATCCGAGTTTGCCGAATTTGCTGTTAGCGCCGGAGTTCAAGCAGACGATTTTAGACCGTCAGGAGGCATGGCGCGAGGTGTTGGCGACAGCGAATTATGCTGGGATTCCGGTTCCGGCGTTTAGTGCGTCTTTAGATTATTTTGACAGCTATCGGCGCGATCGCCTCCCGCAAAATTTGACCCAAGCGCAACGGGATTATTTCGGCGCCCATACTTACGAACGCTTGGACAAACCGCGCGGCGAGTTTTTCCATACGGAATGGTCGGAAGTGAATGAATAA